AATCCCTTAGGAGAAATAATCTCCGCGGTACATCCGCCGTTAAACTGTACTACAGCATCCTTTATGCTAGGTTTCTGAGGATTGAAAATATCTTTTGCAGAGATTTTCATTCCTAAATCCTTCATTTCCTTTTCATTCAGTTCTGTAGGAATCCACATTCCACCATATTGTTGTGCAAATGCCATTGCAGCCGGCAAAAGAAATACGGATAAAAGTATCTTTTTTGTCATAATCAAAATTTTGCCCGAATTTACGAAGAAAAATAAGAATAGGACCCATAAAACACGGGTAAAATATCAACTGTCAATTTTGCTTCGCAAGTGAAGAGGGAATTCTTGTTGAATATAAAGAATGGACAAGTGAATTGACTATTGACATCTCTCCTTCTTTATCATTCTCTCTGGCTCATTCTCTTGGCTCAATTTTTGTTTCAAGTTTGTCAGTTTAAAAACATACTTAAATTAATTATTATGATGAAAAACAAAACACTTATCCTTGGAATTGGAGCGGCCTTATTCCTTGCTTCATGCTCTAAAAAAGAAACGGTAGATGCTAAAACATCAGCTACAGATTCTGCTCAAGCAACAGCTACAGACAGTACAGTTCACCCTGTAACAAGTGCACTGGGAGATACTTCAGAGAATTCTTTGGATTGGAGTGGTACTTACGAAGCCGTGGTTCCATGTGCTGACTGTCCGGGAATCAAGACTTCATTAACCCTTAACAATAATAATACTTTCAGTATTACAGAAGAATATCTGGAAAGAAAATCAAAGAATGAAGACAAAGGTTCTTTCACATGGGATG
This Chryseobacterium sp. G0162 DNA region includes the following protein-coding sequences:
- a CDS encoding copper resistance protein NlpE; this translates as MMKNKTLILGIGAALFLASCSKKETVDAKTSATDSAQATATDSTVHPVTSALGDTSENSLDWSGTYEAVVPCADCPGIKTSLTLNNNNTFSITEEYLERKSKNEDKGSFTWDAAGSIITLKGKTANYKYKVGENMLFQLDMDGKEIDGPNKDLYVFKKK